Proteins encoded by one window of Candidatus Ozemobacteraceae bacterium:
- a CDS encoding radical SAM protein, which produces MKLLLIQPSGTIHRFRVGSFPKSLRYAPLTLTTLAALVPQDLDVEIELADEGVQLVDFESRPDLVAMTILTGTCMRGYAIADHFRRRGVPVVIGGVHATLCPDEAQQHADCVVVGFGERSWPQLLRDFKQGAMQKRYTDFQSPSLVKYVRPRRDLLRKEGYITTNTIWATRGCLNECDFCSIPATWGNNFYKRPIDEVVAELADMPGNEFVLVDPSPMEDPDHAKQLFRAIGTLKKKWFGLSTTKIGKDPELLRIVGDSGCKGLLIGFESINQMSIGSIGKDHNSVDFYIDLVKRMHDHGMGVQACFVFGLDDDKPDIFRRTVDFCDRAHVDLPRFSTYTPFPNTAAYRKLDAENRILTRDWTLYDVEHIVVQPKGMTVEQIREGLHWAWEHAYRLPSIARRLLGSRTSTGYAIAFNLGYRSYAQRLRDMSDRVLFDDVQEGIPRA; this is translated from the coding sequence ATGAAACTGCTTCTGATCCAGCCCAGCGGGACCATCCACCGGTTCCGCGTGGGCTCGTTCCCCAAGTCGCTTCGGTACGCCCCGCTGACGCTCACGACGCTGGCGGCGCTCGTTCCCCAGGACCTCGACGTCGAGATCGAGCTGGCGGATGAAGGCGTTCAGCTCGTCGATTTCGAGTCGCGGCCCGACCTGGTGGCCATGACGATCCTGACGGGAACCTGCATGCGCGGCTACGCGATCGCCGATCACTTCCGACGCCGCGGCGTTCCCGTCGTCATCGGCGGGGTCCATGCGACCCTCTGCCCGGACGAAGCCCAGCAGCACGCCGACTGCGTCGTGGTCGGGTTCGGCGAGCGAAGCTGGCCCCAGCTTCTGCGCGATTTCAAGCAGGGCGCGATGCAGAAGCGGTACACGGATTTCCAGAGCCCGTCGCTGGTGAAATATGTCCGCCCCCGGCGCGACCTGCTGCGAAAGGAAGGGTATATCACCACGAATACAATCTGGGCGACGCGCGGCTGTCTGAACGAGTGCGACTTCTGCTCGATCCCGGCCACGTGGGGAAACAACTTCTACAAGCGGCCGATCGACGAGGTGGTGGCCGAGCTCGCCGACATGCCCGGCAACGAGTTCGTCCTGGTCGACCCGAGTCCGATGGAAGACCCCGACCACGCCAAGCAGCTCTTCCGCGCGATCGGCACGCTGAAGAAAAAGTGGTTCGGCCTCTCGACCACCAAGATCGGCAAGGACCCCGAGCTTCTGCGCATCGTCGGGGACAGCGGCTGCAAGGGTCTGCTGATCGGCTTCGAGTCGATCAACCAGATGTCGATCGGCTCGATCGGCAAGGACCACAACTCGGTCGATTTCTACATCGACCTCGTCAAGCGCATGCACGATCACGGCATGGGCGTGCAGGCCTGTTTCGTGTTCGGCCTCGACGACGACAAACCCGACATCTTCAGGCGGACGGTCGACTTCTGCGACCGCGCCCACGTCGATCTGCCGCGATTCTCGACCTACACGCCGTTCCCCAACACCGCGGCCTACCGCAAGCTCGATGCCGAGAACCGCATCCTGACGCGGGACTGGACCCTTTATGACGTCGAGCACATCGTCGTCCAGCCCAAGGGGATGACCGTGGAGCAGATCCGGGAAGGCCTGCACTGGGCCTGGGAACACGCGTACCGGCTTCCGTCGATCGCCCGGCGCCTGCTCGGCTCGCGGACGTCCACCGGCTACGCCATCGCGTTCAATCTCGGCTACCGTTCGTATGCCCAACGACTGCGCGACATGTCGGACCGCGTCCTGTTCGATGACGTCCAGGAGGGCATTCCCAGGGCATGA